A window of Candidatus Saccharibacteria bacterium contains these coding sequences:
- a CDS encoding type II secretion system protein gives MKSFTHISKILERSRQGRRAGFTIVELLIVIVVIGILALIAVTAVSRAQDDARVAKVNSDLRLLEKAIMAARENSGETLFQITGNGCTRCACPYSGGNTTPYNTLAKTHACWTNYYDALTDIGNAAETNLSELRDGDPWGTPYILDENELELSASDCRRDQISSAGKGSNINVGPVVGVRNLRPFASACV, from the coding sequence ATGAAGTCGTTCACGCACATATCAAAAATACTGGAGCGGTCGCGGCAGGGAAGACGGGCGGGCTTTACCATCGTTGAGCTGCTGATCGTCATCGTCGTCATCGGCATTCTGGCTCTCATCGCCGTCACTGCCGTGAGCCGGGCCCAGGACGACGCCCGCGTCGCCAAGGTCAATAGCGACCTGCGCCTGCTCGAAAAAGCCATCATGGCTGCCCGCGAGAATAGCGGCGAGACGCTCTTTCAGATCACTGGTAACGGTTGTACCCGCTGTGCCTGTCCATACTCCGGCGGCAATACGACGCCATACAACACGCTAGCCAAGACCCATGCCTGCTGGACTAATTACTATGACGCCCTGACAGATATCGGCAACGCAGCCGAAACCAATCTGTCAGAACTGCGTGATGGCGACCCGTGGGGCACGCCGTACATCCTTGACGAGAATGAACTGGAGCTGTCAGCAAGCGATTGCCGCCGCGACCAGATTTCCAGCGCCGGCAAGGGCTCCAACATCAACGTCGGCCCGGTCGTCGGCGTCCGCAACCTCCGTCCTTTCGCGTCAGCCTGCGTCTAA
- a CDS encoding prepilin-type N-terminal cleavage/methylation domain-containing protein, with amino-acid sequence MTKNRLTYGFTIVELLIVVVVLGILALIVISANRGVQAEAKEAKVASDLRVMEKAILTARESSGRTLYQITGQSCPRCSCPTAPGDATAYHTLPKTHACWTNYYNALGAIESASGANLADLRAGDPWGSPYLLDPNEGEVPANPCSRDHIESAGSSGNQGGGTITGHTDLRYYLTQC; translated from the coding sequence ATGACAAAAAATAGACTTACTTACGGATTTACCATCGTCGAATTATTAATTGTCGTCGTCGTGCTTGGCATCCTGGCACTCATCGTCATTTCGGCCAACCGCGGCGTCCAGGCCGAGGCAAAGGAGGCCAAGGTGGCTAGCGACCTGCGGGTCATGGAAAAGGCCATCCTGACGGCGCGCGAAAGCAGCGGCCGGACACTCTACCAGATCACCGGCCAGAGCTGCCCGCGCTGCAGCTGTCCGACGGCTCCTGGCGACGCCACCGCGTATCATACCTTGCCCAAGACACACGCCTGCTGGACCAATTACTATAATGCCCTTGGCGCCATCGAGTCAGCCTCCGGCGCCAACCTGGCCGACCTGCGCGCCGGCGACCCATGGGGCAGTCCATACCTGCTCGATCCCAATGAGGGCGAGGTGCCGGCCAATCCATGTTCCCGTGACCACATCGAAAGTGCCGGCAGCAGCGGCAACCAGGGCGGCGGCACCATCACCGGCCACACCGACCTGCGGTACTACCTGACGCAGTGCTAG
- the gyrA gene encoding DNA gyrase subunit A, translating to MSQTNDADKDHGEDIIPAAEGDTSLGHDAAHEANNPVESPIVSGEILERQDHSRQVELRTVENVMEDSYLRYSMSVIISRALPDVRDGLKPVHRRVLFSMEKNGWRPGGKFVKSARITGDVMGKYHPHGDVAIYDAMVRLAQDWSTRYLLVDGQGNFGSMDGDPPAAQRYTEARMGKIGAELLTDLDKDTVDFRDNYDGSEQEPAVLPAKLPNLLLNGQMGIAVGMATNIPPHNLGELVDATVHLIDNPETTTLGDLLQYIKGPDFPTGGIVYGGDSMRQAYATGRGSVTVRAVADIEETSKGRSRIVVTEMPYGVNKATLIERIADLHKEKKVIIQDIRDESARGNVRVVIELKKDSYPKKILNQLYKLTSLQTSFHYNMLALVDGIQPRILGLQEIIAEYIKHRQVVVRRRTEYELKKAKARAHILEGYMIALDHIDEVIKVIRASQTTDEARTNLMEKFKLSEIQASAILQMQLRALTGLERQNIENELNELRKLIARLEEILASEEEILKIIKTELLELKEKFGDARRSKMVGHELGKFSDEELIPEEDVVILLTSENYVKRTKMSEYRRQNRGGKGKKGMTTKETDVIEHLVAASTHDWLLFFTNKGRVFRLKAHEVPVAGLNAKGVAIVNLLQLQPEEQVTSIIHSDKAEKGEGFLFMATVQGTIKKTPLSDYANIRTSGLIAIKLDDGDELRWIRQTNGRDDVIISTYLGQAIRFSEEDARPMGRTARGVRGIRLRPKDRVVGMDIVERDRQLLVISENGYGKRTNAANFPSHKRGGVGIKAAVVTSKTGNIVSVKAVDTDTHELLIISAQGQAIRVAIRDIPLLGRTTQGVRIMRLRDQDTVASFAIIEAPAEIEDEAEDIVIEAVAA from the coding sequence ATGAGCCAGACCAACGATGCCGATAAAGATCACGGCGAAGATATCATCCCGGCTGCCGAGGGCGACACCAGCCTCGGCCACGATGCCGCCCACGAAGCCAACAATCCGGTTGAAAGCCCGATTGTCTCCGGGGAGATCCTGGAGCGCCAGGACCACTCGCGCCAGGTAGAGCTGCGTACCGTCGAGAACGTCATGGAGGACAGCTACCTCCGCTACTCAATGAGCGTCATCATCTCGCGCGCCCTGCCGGATGTCCGTGACGGCCTCAAGCCGGTGCACCGCCGCGTCCTCTTCAGTATGGAGAAGAACGGCTGGCGCCCGGGCGGCAAGTTCGTCAAGAGCGCCCGTATCACCGGTGACGTCATGGGTAAGTACCACCCGCATGGTGACGTCGCTATCTATGACGCCATGGTGCGTCTGGCCCAGGACTGGTCAACCCGCTATCTGCTGGTGGACGGTCAGGGTAACTTCGGCTCCATGGACGGCGACCCGCCAGCCGCCCAGCGGTACACCGAGGCCCGTATGGGCAAGATCGGTGCCGAGCTGCTGACCGACCTCGACAAGGACACCGTCGACTTCCGCGACAACTACGATGGTTCCGAGCAGGAGCCGGCCGTCCTGCCGGCCAAGCTGCCCAACCTGTTGCTCAACGGCCAGATGGGTATCGCCGTCGGTATGGCCACCAACATCCCGCCGCACAACCTCGGCGAGCTGGTCGATGCTACCGTCCATCTGATTGATAATCCCGAGACCACTACGCTAGGCGACCTCCTGCAGTACATCAAGGGGCCGGATTTCCCGACCGGCGGCATCGTCTATGGCGGCGACAGCATGCGCCAGGCCTACGCTACGGGCCGCGGCAGTGTCACCGTCCGGGCCGTCGCCGATATCGAGGAGACCAGCAAAGGCCGCTCCCGCATCGTCGTCACCGAAATGCCATACGGCGTCAACAAGGCGACGCTGATCGAGCGCATCGCCGACCTGCACAAGGAGAAAAAGGTCATCATCCAGGATATCCGCGATGAGTCCGCCCGTGGTAACGTCCGGGTCGTCATCGAGCTCAAAAAGGATTCCTACCCCAAGAAGATACTGAACCAGCTGTACAAGCTGACGTCGCTGCAGACCAGTTTCCACTACAACATGCTGGCCCTGGTCGATGGCATCCAGCCGCGCATCCTCGGCCTGCAGGAAATCATCGCCGAGTATATCAAGCACCGCCAGGTCGTCGTCCGCCGCCGCACCGAGTATGAGCTGAAGAAGGCCAAGGCCCGGGCGCACATCCTCGAAGGCTACATGATCGCCCTCGACCATATCGACGAGGTCATCAAAGTCATCCGCGCCAGCCAGACCACCGACGAAGCCCGCACCAACCTCATGGAGAAGTTCAAGCTGAGTGAGATCCAGGCTAGCGCCATCCTGCAGATGCAGTTGCGTGCCCTGACCGGCCTGGAGCGCCAGAACATCGAGAACGAGCTCAACGAGCTGCGCAAGCTGATTGCCCGCCTCGAGGAGATTTTGGCCAGCGAAGAAGAAATCCTGAAGATCATCAAGACCGAACTGCTCGAGCTCAAAGAGAAGTTCGGTGATGCCCGCCGCAGCAAGATGGTCGGCCACGAGCTGGGTAAGTTCAGCGATGAGGAACTGATCCCCGAGGAAGACGTCGTTATCCTGCTGACCTCCGAGAACTACGTCAAGCGCACTAAGATGAGTGAATACCGCCGCCAGAACCGCGGCGGCAAGGGCAAGAAGGGCATGACCACCAAGGAGACCGATGTCATCGAGCATCTGGTGGCCGCCAGCACCCACGATTGGCTGCTGTTCTTTACCAACAAGGGCCGGGTCTTCCGCCTCAAGGCGCACGAAGTGCCGGTCGCCGGTCTGAATGCCAAGGGCGTGGCCATCGTCAACCTCTTGCAATTACAACCCGAAGAGCAGGTAACCTCTATCATCCACAGCGACAAGGCTGAAAAGGGTGAAGGCTTCCTCTTTATGGCTACCGTCCAGGGCACCATCAAGAAGACACCGCTCAGCGACTACGCCAACATCCGCACCAGCGGCCTGATCGCCATCAAGCTGGACGACGGCGACGAGCTGCGCTGGATCCGCCAGACCAACGGTCGTGACGATGTCATCATCTCTACCTACCTTGGCCAGGCTATCCGCTTCAGCGAGGAAGATGCCCGCCCGATGGGCCGCACCGCCCGCGGCGTCCGCGGCATCCGCCTGCGTCCCAAGGACCGGGTCGTCGGCATGGACATCGTCGAGCGTGACCGCCAGCTGTTGGTTATCTCCGAGAACGGCTACGGCAAGCGCACCAACGCCGCCAACTTCCCAAGCCACAAGCGCGGCGGCGTCGGCATCAAAGCGGCCGTGGTGACCTCCAAGACGGGCAATATTGTCTCCGTCAAGGCCGTCGATACCGACACGCACGAGTTGCTGATCATCTCGGCCCAGGGCCAGGCCATCCGGGTAGCCATCCGCGATATCCCGCTGCTTGGCCGCACTACCCAGGGTGTCCGCATCATGCGCCTGCGTGATCAGGATACCGTCGCTTCCTTTGCCATCATCGAGGCCCCGGCCGAGATTGAGGACGAAGCCGAAGACATCGTCATCGAAGCCGTCGCCGCCTAG
- the gyrB gene encoding DNA topoisomerase (ATP-hydrolyzing) subunit B encodes MAATKQKTDSYDASQIQVLEGLEPVRKRPGMYIGSTGYDGVHHLIKEIADNSIDEAIAGHASKVEITLLADGGVRVDDNGRGIPVDKHPKTGKSTLETVLTVLHAGGKFGGGGYKVSSGLHGVGSSVVNALSTKLIAEVHKDGKLYRQEYAIGVPQAEIKAVGKTDKSGTSITFYPDPTIFETVKLDYKWVVDYIRHQAYLTKGIYLSVDDERTGERMAFYFEGGIKSYVKHLNIGKEVISDDIFYVERPVEDCMVEVAIQYNDTYVENVRAFANNVFNPEGGTHVAGFRAAMTRVINEYARKNSLLKEKEENLTGDDIREGLTAVILVKLPDPQFEGQTKNKLGNTEMRRYVEQVMNEYLAYYLEENPNTAKKMINKALLAARARKAARAARDNVIRKGALDGMSLPGKLADCSSRDPKNSELYIVEGDSAGGSAKSGRDSKTQAILPLRGKVLNVERARLDKMLSNNEIVSLIKAMGVGIDEQFDLGGLRYHRIIIMTDADVDGSHISTLLMTFFFRYMKEVVDGGHIYLAKPPLFLLKGQGNKRYYAYSDEERDSIIRQLIEDRAARGTKINDNDPPNKQAGLMDIQRYKGLGEMDAEQLWETTMNPENRVLIQVRVQDAEAADAIFTKLMGDEVSLRKTFIQSRAKFANTEDLDI; translated from the coding sequence ATGGCTGCGACGAAACAAAAAACTGATAGCTATGATGCTAGTCAGATCCAGGTGCTGGAAGGCCTCGAGCCGGTCCGCAAGCGCCCCGGCATGTACATCGGGAGCACCGGCTATGACGGTGTCCATCATCTTATCAAGGAAATCGCCGATAACTCGATCGACGAGGCTATCGCCGGCCACGCCTCCAAGGTAGAAATTACCTTGCTGGCCGACGGCGGCGTCCGCGTCGACGACAACGGCCGCGGTATCCCGGTGGACAAGCACCCCAAGACCGGCAAGAGCACGCTGGAAACCGTCCTGACCGTGCTGCACGCCGGCGGTAAGTTCGGCGGTGGCGGCTACAAGGTATCAAGCGGTCTGCACGGCGTCGGTTCAAGCGTGGTTAACGCGCTTTCCACCAAGCTGATCGCCGAGGTCCACAAGGATGGCAAGCTATACCGCCAGGAGTACGCCATCGGCGTGCCACAGGCCGAGATCAAGGCCGTGGGCAAGACCGACAAAAGCGGCACCTCCATCACGTTCTACCCGGACCCGACCATCTTCGAGACCGTCAAGCTGGACTACAAGTGGGTCGTCGATTACATCCGCCACCAGGCCTACCTGACCAAGGGCATCTACCTCTCCGTCGATGACGAGCGCACCGGTGAGCGCATGGCCTTCTACTTCGAAGGCGGTATCAAGTCGTATGTCAAGCACCTCAACATCGGCAAGGAAGTCATCAGCGACGATATCTTCTATGTCGAACGGCCGGTCGAAGACTGTATGGTCGAAGTGGCCATCCAGTACAACGACACCTATGTCGAGAATGTCCGCGCCTTTGCCAACAACGTCTTCAACCCCGAGGGCGGTACGCATGTCGCCGGCTTCCGCGCCGCCATGACCCGCGTCATCAACGAATACGCCCGCAAGAACAGCCTGCTCAAGGAGAAGGAAGAGAACCTGACCGGTGACGATATCCGCGAAGGCCTGACCGCCGTCATCCTCGTCAAGCTGCCCGACCCGCAGTTCGAAGGCCAGACCAAGAACAAGCTGGGCAACACCGAGATGCGCCGCTATGTCGAACAGGTAATGAACGAGTACCTGGCCTACTACCTCGAGGAAAACCCCAACACCGCCAAGAAGATGATCAACAAGGCGCTGCTGGCCGCCCGCGCCCGCAAGGCCGCCCGGGCCGCCCGCGACAACGTCATCCGAAAAGGCGCGCTCGATGGCATGAGCCTGCCGGGCAAGCTGGCCGACTGTTCCAGCCGCGACCCCAAGAATTCCGAGCTCTACATCGTCGAGGGTGACTCGGCTGGCGGTTCAGCCAAGAGCGGCCGTGACAGCAAGACCCAAGCCATCCTGCCGCTGCGTGGCAAGGTGCTCAACGTCGAGCGGGCCCGCCTCGACAAGATGCTGAGCAACAACGAGATCGTCAGCCTCATCAAGGCCATGGGCGTCGGTATCGACGAACAGTTCGATTTGGGCGGCCTGCGCTACCACCGCATCATCATCATGACTGACGCCGATGTCGATGGCAGCCACATCTCGACACTGCTGATGACCTTCTTCTTCCGCTATATGAAGGAAGTCGTCGATGGCGGCCACATCTACCTGGCCAAGCCGCCGCTGTTCCTGCTCAAGGGGCAGGGCAACAAGCGCTACTACGCCTACAGTGACGAGGAGCGCGATAGCATCATCCGCCAGCTGATCGAAGACCGCGCCGCCCGCGGCACTAAGATCAACGACAACGACCCGCCAAACAAGCAGGCCGGCCTGATGGATATCCAGCGCTACAAGGGTCTGGGTGAAATGGACGCCGAACAGCTTTGGGAGACCACGATGAACCCCGAGAACCGGGTGTTGATCCAGGTGCGCGTCCAGGACGCCGAAGCGGCCGATGCCATCTTTACCAAGCTGATGGGCGATGAAGTCAGTCTGCGCAAGACCTTTATTCAGAGCCGCGCCAAATTTGCCAACACGGAGGACCTTGATATATGA
- a CDS encoding radical SAM protein — protein sequence MSVTVQLLPPSMSSRAGQLARLEQGLPIDVVADRPLRIKVNDVCGNACHFCHNEGTAVAGSGRGINALRRSVYIRADGPSGASDKARTLVPAIVRPDAEYARTITWLRDHCRTTEAHLTGDEPTLHPELPALVEMTAQTYNVVKMTSNGERGSIGWAELGRAGLSSVNFSIYGLSIEHFLQTQTPGFPAAMAEHRIAAVQEAMATSLAALTSMSHTVWRMADRSA from the coding sequence ATGAGCGTGACCGTGCAGCTGCTTCCACCCTCCATGTCCAGCCGGGCAGGGCAGCTTGCGCGGCTGGAGCAGGGTCTGCCGATCGACGTGGTGGCCGACCGACCGCTCCGCATCAAGGTCAATGATGTCTGCGGCAATGCCTGCCATTTCTGCCATAACGAAGGCACGGCCGTCGCGGGCAGTGGGCGTGGCATCAACGCGCTGCGGCGCTCCGTATATATACGCGCGGACGGCCCGAGCGGCGCCAGTGACAAGGCGCGCACCCTCGTGCCGGCCATCGTGCGGCCCGATGCCGAGTACGCCAGGACGATTACCTGGTTACGTGACCATTGCCGCACCACCGAAGCCCATTTGACGGGTGACGAGCCGACGCTGCACCCTGAGCTACCCGCACTGGTCGAAATGACCGCCCAGACGTATAACGTTGTTAAAATGACTAGTAATGGCGAACGTGGTAGTATTGGCTGGGCAGAGCTTGGCCGGGCCGGGCTGAGCAGTGTCAACTTCAGCATCTACGGCCTCTCGATTGAACATTTTTTGCAGACACAGACACCTGGCTTCCCCGCAGCGATGGCCGAGCACCGCATTGCAGCCGTCCAGGAGGCTATGGCCACATCACTGGCAGCTCTAACCAGCATGTCGCATACCGTCTGGCGGATGGCCGACAGGTCAGCCTGA
- a CDS encoding YifB family Mg chelatase-like AAA ATPase, which produces MTAVIKTAAPYGHDARIIDVECDSTQGLPSMQIVGLGNKAIDEARERVRASLRNCGFSPPARRLIINLAPADLPKDGSHYDLAIAVAVMTIGKILRPSDSHDYFFAGELTLDGQLRGVRGIVHIAEAALRFGARGLIVPKCNAAQAALIQGLPVYGMSSLQEVFVLLKKQRDVQAYTANDSDVLPPHRQPFAGIIGQAFAKRALVVAAAGRHNILFNGPPGTGKSLLAKSLIDLLPKPSQNEVISLTKLHSLFLDNNDVVNTRPFRSPHHSASHAAIIGGGSPPRPGEVSLAHRGVLFLDELPEYTRPSLEALRQPLEDRRIHLARVNGRVTYPADFMLVATQNPCPCGYLGDKEKPCICPPADIERYHRKLSGPLLDRIDMTVYVPRLPPQLLADHLYNSSDETVGLPGSHLPLHMIERARQAQFERYGDDTTNAAAETHDIARLMRPDRQALSFLRQASERMHLSVRAHFRTLKVARTIADIEGSPDILSGHVSEALQYRQRAP; this is translated from the coding sequence ATGACTGCTGTAATAAAAACCGCCGCGCCTTATGGCCATGACGCGCGTATCATTGATGTAGAGTGCGATAGCACCCAGGGCCTGCCCAGCATGCAGATTGTCGGACTGGGCAACAAGGCTATCGATGAGGCACGCGAACGCGTACGCGCCAGCTTGCGCAACTGCGGCTTCAGTCCGCCCGCGCGGCGGCTGATTATAAACCTGGCGCCAGCCGATCTGCCAAAGGATGGCAGCCATTACGATTTGGCTATTGCCGTTGCCGTAATGACAATAGGCAAGATACTTCGTCCCAGTGACAGCCACGATTATTTCTTCGCCGGTGAACTGACGCTGGATGGGCAGCTGCGAGGCGTGCGCGGTATCGTCCATATTGCCGAGGCGGCCTTACGATTTGGCGCTCGTGGCTTGATAGTGCCAAAATGCAATGCTGCACAAGCGGCATTGATTCAGGGGCTGCCCGTCTACGGAATGTCAAGCCTGCAGGAGGTTTTTGTGTTGTTGAAAAAGCAGCGAGATGTGCAGGCGTATACCGCTAACGATAGCGACGTTCTACCGCCCCACCGGCAGCCGTTCGCCGGCATTATCGGCCAGGCATTCGCCAAGCGGGCACTAGTGGTGGCCGCTGCCGGCCGACACAATATTTTATTCAATGGGCCGCCTGGCACGGGCAAAAGCCTTCTGGCAAAATCGTTGATTGATTTACTACCAAAACCGAGCCAAAACGAAGTAATTTCTCTTACAAAATTACATAGTCTTTTCTTGGACAATAACGATGTGGTAAATACTCGTCCTTTTCGCTCTCCGCATCATTCTGCCAGTCATGCAGCTATCATCGGTGGCGGCTCGCCACCCCGCCCGGGTGAAGTGAGTCTGGCGCATCGCGGCGTCTTATTCCTGGATGAATTGCCTGAGTATACCCGTCCATCACTTGAGGCCTTGCGCCAGCCCCTTGAAGATCGCCGCATCCATTTGGCCCGGGTCAATGGCCGGGTGACATACCCAGCAGATTTCATGCTGGTAGCCACACAGAACCCGTGTCCCTGCGGATATTTGGGTGACAAGGAGAAGCCGTGCATCTGCCCGCCAGCAGACATTGAACGATACCACCGCAAGTTGTCGGGTCCGCTATTGGACCGGATTGACATGACCGTTTACGTTCCAAGACTACCGCCCCAGCTATTAGCAGATCATTTATACAACTCAAGCGACGAAACGGTGGGCTTGCCCGGCAGTCACCTGCCGTTGCACATGATTGAGCGGGCTCGCCAAGCTCAGTTCGAACGCTATGGCGATGATACGACGAACGCAGCGGCAGAGACGCACGACATTGCCCGGCTGATGCGTCCGGATCGGCAAGCATTGTCATTTTTGAGACAAGCCTCGGAACGCATGCATTTGTCGGTCCGCGCCCACTTCCGTACGCTCAAAGTGGCACGTACCATTGCCGACATCGAAGGTTCCCCGGATATTCTGAGCGGCCACGTCAGCGAGGCGCTGCAGTACCGGCAGCGGGCACCGTAG
- a CDS encoding translation initiation factor IF-3, whose amino-acid sequence MRINGAIRAPQVRVIGPDGAQLGILSIGDALKAAEQHELDLVEISPGASPPVVKIIDWGKYQYQKTKEQQRNRKNARVSELKQIRLGLKIGRGDLDIKLRKVREFLEDGHKVKISAFFRGREMAHQELGYKLLETVVETLGENVIVDGKPQMAGRNLSIVIRSK is encoded by the coding sequence GTGCGTATTAACGGAGCTATCCGTGCTCCGCAGGTCCGCGTCATTGGTCCTGATGGTGCCCAGCTCGGCATCCTATCAATAGGCGACGCCCTCAAAGCGGCCGAACAGCATGAGCTTGATTTGGTAGAAATTTCACCTGGCGCATCTCCGCCTGTCGTCAAGATAATCGACTGGGGTAAATACCAGTACCAAAAGACGAAGGAACAGCAGCGGAACCGCAAGAATGCCCGGGTGAGCGAACTGAAGCAGATTCGTCTTGGCCTGAAAATCGGCCGCGGCGACCTTGATATCAAGCTGCGTAAAGTCCGTGAATTCCTTGAGGACGGCCATAAAGTGAAGATATCTGCCTTCTTCCGTGGACGCGAAATGGCTCATCAGGAGCTTGGTTACAAGCTGCTGGAGACCGTCGTGGAAACACTTGGTGAAAACGTTATAGTTGACGGCAAACCTCAGATGGCAGGACGAAATCTGAGTATAGTAATTAGGAGTAAGTAA
- the rpmI gene encoding 50S ribosomal protein L35, with product MPKMKTHKGTAKRIKISAGGKLMRRRASGNHLLQKKSAARKRTIGRSAVITGSIAANLKRALGVKGGKARATKSAGTAAKGAN from the coding sequence ATGCCAAAAATGAAGACCCACAAGGGCACCGCCAAGCGGATCAAGATTTCTGCTGGCGGTAAACTGATGCGCCGCCGCGCTTCTGGCAACCACCTGTTGCAGAAGAAGAGCGCCGCCCGTAAGCGCACCATCGGCCGCAGCGCCGTTATTACCGGCTCAATCGCCGCCAACCTTAAGCGCGCCCTCGGCGTCAAGGGCGGCAAGGCCCGCGCCACAAAGAGTGCCGGCACCGCCGCGAAAGGAGCTAACTAA
- the rplT gene encoding 50S ribosomal protein L20, producing the protein MRVKRSVTARNRHKKILKLAKGMQHNRTRSFRLAKQGVIKALQYAYRDRRNRKRDLRALWITRINAAVREEGMSYSVFMNKLKTAGVEVDRKMLAELAATEPAAFKAIVELAKK; encoded by the coding sequence ATGCGCGTCAAACGTAGCGTTACCGCCCGCAACCGTCACAAAAAAATCCTGAAGCTCGCAAAGGGCATGCAGCACAACCGCACCCGCTCGTTCCGTCTGGCCAAGCAGGGCGTCATCAAGGCGCTGCAGTACGCCTACCGCGACCGCCGCAACCGTAAGCGCGACCTGCGTGCATTGTGGATCACCCGCATCAACGCCGCCGTCCGCGAAGAAGGCATGAGCTACTCTGTCTTCATGAACAAGCTCAAGACCGCCGGCGTCGAAGTCGACCGCAAGATGCTGGCCGAACTGGCCGCCACCGAACCGGCTGCCTTCAAGGCTATCGTCGAGCTCGCCAAGAAGTAG
- a CDS encoding peptidoglycan-binding protein: MVGQSEASASCRSKTLKQGSTGSCVKVVQKYFGLKQDGIFGKNTKAKVVAFQQGFKLSADGIVGPKTWSKMCSVLKPGVSAHKSMAKSIGCTLTGNGSVYYK, translated from the coding sequence ATGGTCGGCCAGAGTGAGGCCAGCGCCAGCTGCCGCAGCAAGACACTGAAGCAGGGCTCGACCGGCTCCTGTGTGAAGGTCGTCCAAAAGTACTTCGGCCTGAAGCAGGATGGCATCTTTGGCAAGAACACCAAGGCCAAGGTCGTCGCCTTCCAACAGGGCTTCAAGCTGTCGGCTGACGGCATCGTCGGCCCCAAGACCTGGAGCAAGATGTGTTCCGTCCTGAAGCCGGGCGTCTCGGCGCACAAGAGCATGGCCAAATCAATCGGCTGTACCCTGACCGGCAACGGCAGCGTCTACTACAAATAG
- a CDS encoding reverse transcriptase-like protein has protein sequence MKQKVSVYAIIKHNGKVLLLRRALGRSDIIGKYELPGGELPYGLSPQQAMTKFITEQTGADPQTLQLYDVRAYPSVYDDRTQRVDIVFLVSIHSPPGIELSGRHSKYAWRAMHEIHQSDVTEATYNLLGLDKTPEFLLSLGLTAAPQLNKNAADILVIAYADGGSRGNPGPSASGFVLYDEHGHLLQDGGEYLGITTNNRAEYEAVRLALETAIKRGVHRIQFRLDSQLVVNQMNGTFKVKNSELKPIHDHVTSLIKQFEHVTFGHIRREFNHEADAIVNRILDEHAAAIAEDDIMADVR, from the coding sequence ATGAAACAAAAAGTCTCAGTCTACGCCATCATCAAACACAACGGCAAAGTCCTGCTGCTCCGGCGTGCCCTGGGCCGCAGCGACATCATTGGTAAGTATGAGCTGCCTGGCGGCGAGTTGCCATACGGCCTGTCGCCCCAGCAGGCCATGACCAAGTTTATCACCGAGCAGACCGGCGCCGACCCGCAGACCCTGCAGCTCTACGATGTCCGGGCCTACCCCTCGGTCTACGATGACCGTACCCAGCGCGTCGACATCGTCTTCCTGGTCTCCATCCATTCGCCGCCCGGCATCGAGCTCTCCGGCCGCCACAGCAAATACGCCTGGCGTGCCATGCACGAGATCCATCAGAGTGATGTCACCGAAGCCACCTACAATCTGCTTGGCCTCGACAAGACCCCCGAATTCCTGTTGTCCCTTGGCCTCACCGCCGCACCCCAGCTCAACAAAAACGCCGCCGACATCCTGGTCATCGCCTATGCCGACGGTGGCTCGCGCGGCAACCCTGGCCCCTCAGCCTCCGGCTTCGTCCTTTATGACGAGCACGGCCATCTGTTGCAGGACGGCGGGGAATACCTGGGTATCACTACCAATAACCGCGCCGAGTACGAAGCCGTCCGCCTCGCTCTCGAAACGGCCATCAAGCGGGGCGTTCATCGCATCCAGTTCCGTCTCGACAGCCAGCTGGTCGTCAACCAGATGAACGGCACCTTCAAGGTCAAGAACAGTGAGCTCAAGCCTATCCACGACCACGTCACGTCGCTGATCAAACAGTTTGAACACGTCACATTTGGCCATATCCGTCGTGAATTCAACCACGAGGCTGACGCCATCGTCAACCGTATTCTTGATGAGCATGCCGCAGCCATCGCCGAAGATGATATAATGGCCGATGTCAGATAG